Proteins from a single region of Thermoplasmata archaeon:
- a CDS encoding TRAM domain-containing protein yields the protein MSFTGAGFRPPSLPVEEGKVYEAKIEDIGREGDGVARIQNFVVFVPGTKIGDAVKVRITKVHRRMAFGEVVKE from the coding sequence ATGTCGTTCACCGGAGCGGGCTTCAGGCCCCCTTCCCTACCCGTTGAGGAAGGCAAGGTGTACGAGGCGAAGATCGAGGACATCGGGCGAGAGGGCGACGGTGTCGCGCGGATTCAGAACTTCGTTGTGTTCGTGCCCGGCACGAAGATCGGGGACGCCGTGAAAGTCCGGATCACGAAGGTGCACCGTCGGATGGCTTTCGGCGAGGTCGTCAAGGAGTGA